DNA from Streptomyces rishiriensis:
CGCCGCGCTCGACGGGAGGGTGCGGGTGACGAGCCCGGTGGGCGGGCCGACGGTGATCGAGGTGGAGCTGCCGTGCGTGTGGTGAGGGGCGCCCCGGCCGTCCCTCACCACGACCGGCACGACGGCCCGTACCGCGCCGCGCCGCGCGGGGGCCGACCCCGACGCCGATCCCGACCCCGACGGCGACCCGATGCCGAGGGCGACCCCGACGGTGACCCCGACGCCGACGCCGACGCCGACGGGGATCGGCCCTCCCGTCTGCGACCTGCGGCACCGACGCAGGCGCGGAGCGCCATGACCGGAGCCGGCGACCGGGACCACACCCGGCCGGCTCTCTTCGCGCGGCGCCCGTGACCGCATCCGCCCGCCGTCATCGCGCAGCGGCCGGGGCCGGTGCGGGCGCCGGAGCACCTCCACCGTCCCGGCAGCTGGGGCGGCGTCCGTCCCGCCCTTGCTCCGCAGGACCGGGTCGCCGCCTGCCCGGCGACGACCGAGCGCGCCACCGGCGCAGCGCCGTTCAGGCGAAACCGGGGCCACTTCCGCGTGTTTCGGCCCGGCCGCGTCCACAACTCACCCGTGACACTCCCTCTCATCGCCCCCATGCTGGCCACGTCGGGCCGGCTGCCCCCCACCTCCCAGGACGCGCGCTGGGCCTACGAGACCAAGCAGGACGGGCAGCGGGCGGTGGTGTACCTCGTCGGCGACGGGAGCCTCACCCTGCGCGCCCGTTCCGGGGAGGACATCACCGGCGCCTATCCCGAGCTGCGGCCGCTGGCGGCAGCCCTCGGCGCCACGCCTGCCGTGCTGGACGGCGAGATCCTCGCCCTGGACGGCCGGGGCCGGGCCGACTTCCAGTTGCTCCAGTCCCGGATGGGTCTGGTCCGGGCGCCCGGCAGGGCCGCTCGGCTGGCGGCGACGGCACCCGTGCATCTCGTCCTGTTCGACGTGCTGCATCTCGGCGGGCAGTCCCTCGTCCCGCTGTCGTACACGCGGCGCAGGGCCCGGCTGGAGGCGCTGGCGCTGGAGGGGCCGTCCTGGTCGACGCCGAGGGCCCTGGTCGGACACGGACGGGAGGCCCTGGAGGCGACCCGCGCCCACGGCCTGGAAGGGCTGGTCTGCAAGCGTCTGGACTCGGTGTACGAACCGGGGGTGCGTTCCCGCGCCTGGATCAAGATCCGGAACATGCGGGTCGCTGACGTCCTGGTCGGCGGGTGGCTGCCGGGCAAGGGGCGGCTGACCGGGCTGCCCGGCGCCGTCCTGGTGGGGCAGCGGGCCGCGACCGGACTGCGCTACGTCGGCGGTGTGGGCACCGGCTGGAGCGAGGCCGAACGGGTCGAACTCGCGGCCCTCCTGGGGGCCGCCGCCACCGACCAGTGCCCCTTCGACGCCGTCCCGCAGGCGCCGGGCGCGCGGTGGGTGGTGCCCCGGCTGGTCGGCGAGGTCCGGTACAGCACGCGGACCCGGGCGGGGCTGCTGCGTCAGCCGTCCTGGCTCCGGCTGCGGCCGGACCTGACGCCCGAGGAGTCGGCGGCGGATCTGCCGGACATTTCCGCCTGACCCGGCCCCAGCAGCCAAATATTGGGCTGTGCTTCACCACTGATACGCCTGCGCCCCCTTGGCGCGGGAGGGAAAACCCGGGAAGCTGAGCTGCTTTTCAACCCCCTCTCCCCACACAGCCGTTCGGCTGCGCCCGAACCCTGAGGAGGACGCAGTGTCGTCATCGAAGTTCACGTCCCACGGCAGGAGGTGGCTCACCGGGTTCGCCGGTGCCGCCGCCCTCGTCGTCGCCTTCCCGTCGGCGGCCTTCGCCGCCCCGCCGACGGCTCTGCCGTCCAACGCCGAAGCCGCCGAACTCACGTATCAGCCCGCGTTCGACTACGACACGGACGGCTGCTACTCGACCCCCGCCATCGGCCCGGACGGCACGATCAACGGCGGGCTGAACCCGACCGGCGCCCTCAACGGCAACTGCCGGGACGCCTCCGACCTGGACAACACCAACAGTTACTCGCGCTACAAGTGCAACAACG
Protein-coding regions in this window:
- a CDS encoding ATP-dependent DNA ligase — its product is MTLPLIAPMLATSGRLPPTSQDARWAYETKQDGQRAVVYLVGDGSLTLRARSGEDITGAYPELRPLAAALGATPAVLDGEILALDGRGRADFQLLQSRMGLVRAPGRAARLAATAPVHLVLFDVLHLGGQSLVPLSYTRRRARLEALALEGPSWSTPRALVGHGREALEATRAHGLEGLVCKRLDSVYEPGVRSRAWIKIRNMRVADVLVGGWLPGKGRLTGLPGAVLVGQRAATGLRYVGGVGTGWSEAERVELAALLGAAATDQCPFDAVPQAPGARWVVPRLVGEVRYSTRTRAGLLRQPSWLRLRPDLTPEESAADLPDISA